DNA sequence from the Syngnathus acus chromosome 5, fSynAcu1.2, whole genome shotgun sequence genome:
AATCACTAGTacacccacccccacccagCTTCGCACCCCCATGTCCCAGCCCACCGCTACCCCCGCTCAGATGGATGACTGGCCCTTCGTTTGGTCCCGGACGTTTCATTCACACGGCAGCTAAACACACAATTAATCCGCCCGAAAACAATTTGTCGGAGTCAAAATGGCCTCTCAATGAAGAGTGTTGCTCATTGCCAAAAATATTGGCACACGCACTTTTTTGTTGGGCATGACTGATGACCAAATTGCATGTTTTAAAGTCCTGACTTTTGTTGCAGGTGATCCTGTGGGGCCGCACGGAGAAGTGTCTCAAAGAGACGGCGGCAGAGATCTCGCAGTCGGGAACCGAGTGCCACTACTTCCTTTGCGACGTGGCCAATCGGGAAGAGGTTTACAAGCAAGCCAAGGTTGTTCGAGAGAAGGTACTCCACCTCCGAGCCGCTTCATCGCTCCCATCTGGTGTAGAGATTTATACTTCAAGTGAAATGTCAAACTAAGAGCGAAGAATGTTGATGACAGCTCCGGTGGCGCAAACTGCATTATCTCATCGAAGCAGACGTGGTGAGCTTgccaatgtctttttttcctctctcggCTCTCAGGTTGGAGATGTTACGATATTAGTGAACAACGCAGCTGTGGTCCACGGCAAAAGTCTGATGGACAGCGACGACGATGCCCTGCTGAAATCGCAACACATCAACACCATGGGACAGTTTTGGGTAAGACAGATCATCGAGTTTTTGcttggtttgtgtttttttcttcgagaaatttgccattattcaGCTTAATGGATCAAAAATTATTGGGGTTTTTTCTCCCCACTATGAATAATGTAGCTTTATCAGTCGATGCCATTTGTTTATAGTGACAGGcggacaaattaaaaaatattccacaagaTAGCAGAAGCGACAAATAATGTGAGGAAAGGCAGTTGTAGATGTAGCAACTTTAGCacaatacatctttatttatataacgcTTTAACAACGGCCTTGGCCATAGCAAAGCGctttacaaaaacatcaaTTCATCAAAAAATAGCACATCAAATATGGGCAATAGTTCAAAGAAACTGAAAAATGTTGTTGGTGAAGGTGCAAAAGTTCCAAGTGTTAGTCAAGATTACTTTTCCTTGCAAATGTCACGAAGCTGGCGATATTAAAATAAGAAAGAGTAGATTGGAAGGATATAAAAGGCTCAACGGGGGACTTGGAGAATCCCTCATTGCGAGCCTTCAAACTTGTCAAGCTTGACAAGTTCGGAGGTGCAGGTTAAGCGGAATGCTTCTGAAGGCTTCATTTCCCGAGACATTCCGAGGGGGCCAGTGGAAGTCGTGGCATCATTATTCTAAATGGAGATCTGAAGACGGAAATATGCAGACGGAAATTCAATTACCCTTTcaatggaaatggaaaaataatctGCGGCTTGACTCTTGGCCGGTTCCTGGCTATAATTCATTCCCGTCATAACATCTCTTCCCTCCCTCACTCCCTCCGTTCTGGTGTCAGACCACAAAGGCCTTCCTGCCTCGGATGCTGGAGCTTCAGCACGGTCACGTGGTCTGCATCAATTCCATCCTGTCCCAGTCGCCTATCCCCGGGGCCGTGGACTACTGCACCTCCAAGGCTTCGTCTCTGGCCTTCATGGAGAGCTTGACGCTGGGCCTGCTGGACTGTCCGGGCGTTGGCTGCACCACAGTTCTTCCCTTCCACACCAACACGGAAATGTTCCAGGGCATGAGAGTCAGGTGGGAAACCGAACCCCTTGACATATGCGGAGGCTCCTGATTTGGTCTTCATGTGATCTTAATTCATGTTTTGGCAGATTCCCTCAGCTATTTCCACCTCTGAGGCCGGAGACGGTTGCCCAAAAAACTGTGGATGCGGTTCGAGCAGATGTGGCTTTTCTCTACCTGCCTTGGACCATGCATGCGCTTGTCGTTCTCAAAAGGTGAGCTCGGGTCCCGACGTGCGTTTCTTTCAGTCTCCCTTCAACTTTCTAATGTTCCCGTTCTCAACTTCCCAGCTTCATGCCACAAGGTGCGCTTGAAGAAATCCACAAGTTTACGGGGAGCTATACTTGCATGAACACGTTCAAAGGACGGACATGAGCTTGGATGCGGGTGACCCCGCCAATTCTGAGTTGAAAAAGGGAACTATGGACCTCGTGGTACTTGGAGGTGGTGAAGACGCCATCGCGGAGGGACCGTTGCTTCTGCAGGGTGGAATATACGTGATGAAGGACTGATGTTAAGCTTTGTAAATAAAGGACAGAGATGGAAGTCTGTACCTGCGCCCCTTGTTTTAGTCAGATCATTTTTaactccttgtttttatttgcattaaatACAGATAATAAAATGCAGTTCTAGAGATGACCTCTTTTGTGTGCGGGTCGGGATTTTGATGGCTGTCGCAGCGTAATAGCGGTTTTGAAATTTACGCCCCACGTGTGTTCGGTGAACGCGACTATTATCTTGTTAAAGACATAAAACCAGGAGTCGGTGGGCGTTATCTCCGGTTGGACTAGGGTGGAATTCTCCCGAAACACGACGAGCGAATCCATCAATGTCTCAGATGATCTAAGACGTATTCGGTCGTACTTGGCGTGGCCACCGTGTCTGACCCCCATCTCATGCACCACATAAAATGGCCATGAATGCTCTTTTATAGGGGGACGAAAAGTCAATGTCGCACATTAAAATGGATGGCGCACTAGCTGTGAGTCAGCAGAAGCGCAATGCTTTCATTTGAGCTGACACGTTGATTTGAGTGCACGGTGATTTAATACACATTATCACTGGAACGTAATTTGTCAATGGTGgtttcagtttttttcaaTGCAACAGATACTCTTGATGATGTAATGCTTGGTGGGCGGGGATTATTTGGCCCACGGGCTATTGTTTGCTCACTTTGCTTTACGAGTGCGCTTGTAATCGACCTGCCCGCCTCTTCCTTGAGCTACGCATCGCGTTCGGGAGGTGACCCCCACTGCGGGCCCTGTTTCTCATTGTCAGGCTGAGCTGTTGCGAAAGCCGAGCGGGACGGAACCGCTGGAAATAGGTCGGGGAGCCTGCCGTATGTGGAAGAGGAGAACTAAAATGGTTTTGAAATCTCCCGAGGCAGGTTCAGTGCAGGGTTAGCCAAATAGTGAATAAATCAAAGCGGACTTGGAAGGCCCTTTTCCCTGCTGAAGTCCGTCAGCGCCAGGGTGACTGAACCAACGCAGGTGGAagcagatgattttttttttttcttctgtcaaGAATTTCAGAGGGGTTTCATTGTTGAGTCAGTTGTGACCAGATGCCACAATGTTTATAtttggaatttatttatttattgtttatttttatatttatttatttatttttatttatttattttattttataagtgGTCAGTGAGCAGCTGTTATAGCGAATCTTGGACTCCCAATAATTCCCCGACACAGCCAATTGCTGGTGACACGTGAAAACGTCTAAATTGAGCCCAATAAGCCGTGATGCTTCCCTGTTGTCATGTGACTCGTCTGTGTTGCGAGGTCTCAGGTGCGACTGGCTAGCACAGGGGTCAAGCAGGTGTGTCAtagtagggctgcacctaataCAGGCTGTGgtgccctcgaggaccggacTTGGTGACCCCCAGGTATGTTAAATTTGGTCAGCAGTCACACACGTTCTCATTCTGATCACTTTTAAGAGGTGTGCACACCTAAAATGTGGGACTGTTTGGCTTTTGTCCTCCTGAGTGTTGCTAGCCACTGACCACGAACTTGATCTCAAAGGAATTTGACTCTTTTAGACTGTAATGTTTCCTGCATGCTCTCCATGCTttctatttttagttttaatctGACTTTAAGAAAAGGGgaatgttgttttattattattagatgGCAAATCTGGATTTAGTGGGCTTTCCACGCAGGGATCTGGCATGTGTTTTAAACGCAAAAGACTTTATGCAAAAGCAACAATGCAAAGCAAAGCACCTTATTTGCTCCTGATTTAATATTTTGAGCGTTTTCCATTTTGTGCAAGTAAAGACAAAATTTGTCTAGAACTTGGGACGTCTGGGAAGTTGTCGGTAGTTCGTTACCTTCTCGGCACTCGAGGCACTATCGGACTCCAGTTAAAGATGGACTATCACCTGCAATAAAGCACGCAGACAGGTGGACCTTGTCCTGAGGTTGCGCAAAGGCGAGGCAACGAGGTGGCGCCTCTTTCGACACCTCGGCCACCTCTCTCCCCACCGCCGGCCTGCTCGCCACTCGGGGTTCATCCATCACGGGGCGACGAGCGTGATAAAAAGAGCCGGGCCTAACCCACGGCAAGGGGCCGGCCTTGACGCCTCAGTCCACCTGTCAAAGGGCCAGATTTATTGTACACATTGGTGTTAAAGGTCGAGGGGAGCAACAAGCCCAGAGCCTGTcagtcaaaacacacacacacaagcatggCAGATAAATGTAGTCAAGCCATAAAGAAATATTCCTGGGTGGGGTAGGCAAATAACGTTTGTTCTGAAATAAATCCTAATCTTTTGTGGCTGCACGCACAGCGCTCGTGTCGCGCCTCCTCGGGCTCGTTAAGAACATCGTATCGAGGcgaaaaaacaagaacagcGGCAGCTCAGCGAGCTGGAGCCGCaataaagatgacaaaaaagttCTTATTCTCTGGTAAACGCTGAGAGATATCCACTGAGAGAAACGAAATGGGGCCTGGCAATTAAGTCACAGCATCTCCAGATCATTCAAATACTGTGTTCACCGCTTTGACTAGGGTAGCATTAGCATAATGTTGCCACTTGAAGAAACGGGAAGTTTGTTGAATTGTTTAAGATTATCAGGCTTGTTGAGCCCGCCAGAAAAATTGTAATCATTTGTGGCAGGAATGAAAATACGCAGCAATTCCAAGAGGGGCTTCACACCCATCGAAATTTCAAAAGGAGAAGCAAGTCCATTTTCTGAGCACGtattt
Encoded proteins:
- the dhrs3b gene encoding short-chain dehydrogenase/reductase 3b, yielding MELRSACRVLLFPVQVLFYVVRSAVRWLVPSRRKQLSDDVVLITGGGRGIGRHLAKEFAKQGARKVILWGRTEKCLKETAAEISQSGTECHYFLCDVANREEVYKQAKVVREKVGDVTILVNNAAVVHGKSLMDSDDDALLKSQHINTMGQFWTTKAFLPRMLELQHGHVVCINSILSQSPIPGAVDYCTSKASSLAFMESLTLGLLDCPGVGCTTVLPFHTNTEMFQGMRVRFPQLFPPLRPETVAQKTVDAVRADVAFLYLPWTMHALVVLKSFMPQGALEEIHKFTGSYTCMNTFKGRT